The window GGGCGTTTCGGTAGCGGTTGCCGAGTAGTCGTGCGATGTGGTGTTCGATATGGCCGCGGTTGGTTTTCCATACGCCGCCGCTGTAGGTGTAGAACTGTTCGGTTATGTCGTTGAATCCGCAAGTTACGGATTCCATCACGGTTTCCGCGAGGTTGAGGGCGAGTAGTCCTGTCTGCTTGTCGAAAAACTTACCGGGGTCGCCGGTGTCGCCGGTTTTCCATTCGCTTCGATCGGTATCGGTCACGTTGTCCGGCATTTCTCGTTGGGTTCGTTCACGGATGGCGTCGAGGTCTGCGGCTTGGGCTTGTGCGACAGACCAGGCGAGGATCGAGTTGAATTCCGCTTCAGCCCTCGCACCGACACGGACCACCCCTGTCGATCCGCCGAGCGCAACGGAATTCACGAATATCGGTTTGAGTTGCTTGATCGCTTCGGCGGCCGGGAAGAAGCCGGCGCGTGCCTCTTTCATCGCCCCGGTGAGCACTGACGACAGGCTTGTGTGGCTGGATTCTCCGCGTTCAATCTTCCCCGCCAGCGCACGAGTCCATCCGTGCAGGATCTCTGGACGCACCGAATCGGTGTGCGCCGCAATGAATTCGGCGACTTGCGTGTCGGTTGCGGCGTCCTCACCGGGTGACGCGTCGTCGAGCAGAACAGCCAGCTCGTCGGGCAGTACAGGCACGGGACCTGTTCGTATCCAACGGTATTCGCCCCCATTGGGATGGGTGGATGGTTCGACGATGATGACACCGTTCAAGCCGCGGATTTCGCCGAACGAGCTACCCAACCGGCCGCCACCGTTTCCGATGGTTCGGCCCGGCGGCTGCGCGAACACGTAGTGCCCGCGGCCGGGAGTGTCGGGGCGGGTCGCCTGGAAGGGTGCCGACACGCAGTGCCTGGCCAGGACCTCCGGCATCTTTTCGGTCCGGTCGACGTCGGCTGCCAGAGCACCGGATCGGCCGCAATGCAGGGCGATCCCAAAGCTGGTGCCGGCGAACCAGGCGACCAGCTGCTCCGGCTCGCGACTCGACTTCGACGGCCAGGCTTTTCCCACGACACTGCCCGGATGTTTGGTGTCGAGCCGAACTGGCAGGATGTGCCACCCGGACTGCGCGTAGGCCAGGGCCGCTGACAGGGTGTCCAGTCCGGTGAC is drawn from Candidatus Mycolicibacterium alkanivorans and contains these coding sequences:
- a CDS encoding phage/plasmid primase, P4 family → MNLEIPVVTGLDTLSAALAYAQSGWHILPVRLDTKHPGSVVGKAWPSKSSREPEQLVAWFAGTSFGIALHCGRSGALAADVDRTEKMPEVLARHCVSAPFQATRPDTPGRGHYVFAQPPGRTIGNGGGRLGSSFGEIRGLNGVIIVEPSTHPNGGEYRWIRTGPVPVLPDELAVLLDDASPGEDAATDTQVAEFIAAHTDSVRPEILHGWTRALAGKIERGESSHTSLSSVLTGAMKEARAGFFPAAEAIKQLKPIFVNSVALGGSTGVVRVGARAEAEFNSILAWSVAQAQAADLDAIRERTQREMPDNVTDTDRSEWKTGDTGDPGKFFDKQTGLLALNLAETVMESVTCGFNDITEQFYTYSGGVWKTNRGHIEHHIARLLGNRYRNAHARNTLDLIRYSTDTARITCEPQPDYINVENGMLNWRTGELSEHHPDHLSTVQLPTAYDPDAECPRFDTFLSEVLPPDCINLMWEIIGYTTYSGNPLHAAILLFGKGRNGKGTLIRVLEKLLGRHNCSSVGLHELTDNRFRAASLYGKLANLAGDLDSKWIANTAMFKSITGGDLIQAEHKFGAPFDFTPWALPFYSANKAFGSADSSEGWVARWTVVPFPNDFSDSKNIKLDADLQTPSELRGVLRRGLQSLPGLLGRARFLEPDSVHDAKADFIAASDAVRSWIGEQCELDSDSWTARTDLFRAYQSHAFADGSKALSAREFYNRIEQIRGLWRATRNGARGFRGIRLLEQGAGSGAHKNFENARW